From a region of the Narcine bancroftii isolate sNarBan1 chromosome 5, sNarBan1.hap1, whole genome shotgun sequence genome:
- the LOC138765422 gene encoding probable G-protein coupled receptor 139, producing the protein MAAADLLVIVTEVILLQINYYYFPVSFLDITPVCIVVRNLPRVATDCSVWFTATFTFDRFITICSQKLKAKYCTGQTAAAVIATTGVFFCLKNIPFYFAYEPREIIDRVPWFCRWKPSYFTVPAWVRFDWFDTVLTPLLPFSAILLLNALTARHVLAAGRVRKRLRGPSPAEKRRDPELESRRRSVVLLFALSATFILLWSTSIIFFVYYQINGLEWSDSEFIFLQVGSLLQNVNCCTNTFVYVVTQARFREQVKIALKYQVTALFQFILTLGTHLRLS; encoded by the coding sequence ATGGCAGCGGCAGATCTCCTGGTTATCGTCACCGAGGTCATTTTGCTGcaaattaattattattatttccCGGTCAGTTTCCTGGACATCACGCCCGTGTGTATTGTTGTCCGTAACCTCCCTCGCGTAGCCACTGACTGCTCAGTCTGGTTCACCGCGACCTTCACTTTCGATCGCTTCATCACCATCTGCTCCCAGAAGCTGAAGGCCAAATATTGCACCGGTCAAACCGCAGCGGCAGTTATTGCAACGACCGGCGTTTTCTTCTGCCTGAAAAACATCCCTTTTTACTTTGCCTACGAACCCAGAGAGATCATTGACCGCGTCCCCTGGTTCTGTCGCTGGAAGCCGAGTTATTTCACCGTGCCGGCGTGGGTGCGCTTTGACTGGTTTGACACCGTCTTAACACCGTTGCTGCCGTTTTCTGCCATCCTGTTGCTCAACGCCCTGACGGCCAGACACGTTTTGGCGGCCGGCCGAGTGCGCAAGAGGCTGAGGGGCCCGAGCCCCGCGGAGAAGCGCAGGGATCCGGAGCTGGAGAGCAGGAGGAGGTCGGTGGTCTTGCTCTTCGCCCTCTCCGCCACCTTCATCCTTCTGTGGTCGACGAGCATTATATTTTTTGTCTATTATCAGATCAACGGGCTCGAGTGGTCTGACTCGGAATTTATATTTTTACAGGTGGGATCTTTACTGCAGAACGTTAATTGCTGCACTAACACATTTGTTTACGTAGTGACCCAGGCCAGGTTCAGGGAGCAGGTGAAGATCGCGCTAAAATATCAAGTCACTGCACTGTTTCAGTTTATCCTCACGTTAGGAACGCACCTCAGGTTATCTTAG